The Clupea harengus chromosome 26, Ch_v2.0.2, whole genome shotgun sequence region gaaaaaaaaatattcatgttgGTAAGTGAtgatgttgtttatttttttatgtagtTACAGTATATGAGGTTTTGGTTTTTGACAATTAGTTGTGTAGATAGGTGATGCTATTGTTCATGTGTACAGGTGtagatttgtttatgtttgttgtttatGGTCACAGGTGTCGATTTGTTGTTAGGCTATGAGGTtttggttttggcaaataatAAACATATTGCTTGTTCTGAAATAttgacaaacaaaaataaatgatatgATAATGACATGACAATGACTGATTATCATTAATATTCcagcgtttgagtgtgtgtgtgtgtgtgtgtgtgtgtgtgtgtgtgtgtgtgtgagtgtgtgtgtgtggaggagaatTAACTCACCCCCAATTGATTGGGCGCCAGTCCTTttccaacactgaaaaaaatgcaaaaagagGACAAGATTAGACAGACAGTTCCAGACaaaagtatgtgtgagtgcgtgtgtgtatgcatgcatgcacgtgtgtgtgtgtgtgtgcgcgtgtgagtatgcatgcatgcgtgtttgtgtgcgtgtgtgtatgcgtgtgttttctGTTACCACGGCTACATTTAAACAAATGGAAGGGATTGGAATAAATGGAATCTGgattctctcctccctcttctctgcttctcccaggagcctgtgtgtgtgtgtgtgtgtttgtgtttgtgtttgtgtgtgtgtgtgtgtgtgtgtgtttgtgtgtgtgtgtgtgtgtgtgtgtttgtgtttgtgtgtgtgtgtgtgtgtttgtatgtgtgtgtgtgtgtgtgtttgtatgtgtgtgtgtgtttctctgtgtgtgtgtgtgtgtgtgtgtgtgtgtgtgtgtgtgtgtgtgagagagagagtaagtaagtGAGGTTTGCACTCACAGGGAAGAGAGTTCAGAGGGCTTGGTTGGAAAAAATTCATGATGAACTGTGGAATAAACACAAGAACAATAAACAACATTAaagtttcacacactcacacactctcaaaccctcccatacacactcacacaccctgcctcacacaccctccctcacacacactcaaaccctctcacacactctcaaaccctcactcacacaccctccctcataTCCACCGCTAAGGGGCGCTAAAGGCAACATGACTGTACAGCACAAATTAAATACTAGATCTCCACggataacacaacacacacaaaacgtgTTGCTACAGTAGCCTACGCCGTAAGCCCTACGGTATCCCATGGCAACTCagctacacattacacacacacacacccacacaacacctGAGAGAAACAGTGCAACCAGTCAAATCAGCGTCTAACATACTCGTGTACTTTTAATAAAACTGGTAATTACTGGTAATTTATTAATCTTTAACTAGAGCCTCGGTGATCTTCAGTGCTGGCGTTAGGTATCATCTCCATTGTATTCAGGACTGTTTGCAGGGTTGGTTGGTGGTTGCTGCCAGGAGCTCTTGTAAAGCCTGCATAATAGCCTACTTTCCATGGCGATTTTAAATCGTTTAAGTTGCTGCGATTAATACTACCTGACTTTGTGCCTTCTCTAAATAAACTTGCACAGCAGCACATTTCACAGTTGGAGAACCAGATttccttttttgtcattgtcataGTCCTCCTCCCAGACCGCCAAACATCTGTCATGTATTTCTTTCCTAATGTTTCTGACAGTTGATTCCCACTCTGAGAATTATATGTTCTGACAAGCAGGATGGTTGCTACCCGATATTTTTCTCGTAGGCCTACTCGTATGGCCTGAACCGCCCTAAAAGCATAGCTGCCCTAGTTTCTTACCTGAATAATGCAATTCCAAACACGTATAAGTTGGTGCAGAACATTCTGTAACATGTCTTGATATATATCACCAGCGACCGGTTGTCTTCTTAGGTTGTTGTACATCTTGTGGAGTATTGGCTCCGTCACTACCTCACCGGACTCTTTCGTTATGTTTTCAGCGCTTTTCTTCCCTTTCACGCAGGCTGGTTTCTTCCCCTGGACCTCTCCGTACTTTCCACGTGCACACAATAGACGCTCCGTTCGGGTGCTTTCCTTGTTCCTTGTCGGTAAGTTTCGATTACCGTCTAAACGTTTACGGTGAATCAAAAACGAAACTTTAGAGTGGTTCGCGGGACCGCGGTAAATGAATCAGCGGGCAGCGGCaaggtgtgtgcgcgcgtgcacgtTAGTGTTTTCGTAAAAGAATATAAAGCATTTCCGTTTAAATAACAATCACACAACTATCTGAAATACTTGAAAATCCAATGTAATGTGATCAGGGGCGTAGCTACTAATAAAAGAGCCccatggcttcattctcctagcaaagcAAAGCCATAGGGTTCTTCCATTAGGACGTTAACCACTTACGCTGACttttatccaggtttgtcactaaaccacgttcttggaatacccccccccccccacacacacacacacacctctctctctctctctctctctctctctctctcaggcttaTATTCTCTAAACGTTTTTAAATACGAGGCCAGTGTTTGTACCTATAGAGGAGAATTGAATGCTCCAAATTATTTGTATTCGGcatattattatcattgttgttgttattgttattagtaTTAGCCTATTATAATTAggatattattgttgttgttagctGGTGTAGTTAAGTGATGCATTACCTTTTGCATAGACCTATAGTCCTATTAAATGTGAATTTGTGTAATTATATTTGACATTTCGGGCCTGAAAATGTGTAAAAACATCATCGTCAGGTCCCCGCATCTGTGAATGAACTTCATAACCCAGAAGTCCTTGCAATACGGAAGTGAGGTAGAGCGGCGCCAAAGTGCTGTATGGAAATCACTTTGAAAGTGTTTCAAACAGTTCCGGACACACCATAGCTTTGCAACCTGAGTGGGTCGTCATTTGGTTTTGACTGAGTAAGTTAAATCAATAACTTGTATAGAAAAAAAGTAAACCACAAAATATGTAAAAGTGAAGAACGTAATTTACTCGTGTAGAAGTGCAGTGCAGCGTCAAAGCAGGATGGCAAGCTAGGTAACTTTAGTTGCTGTCGATTTTAGTTGCCATTGCGTAATGTCAATACGCTTTCCAAGCAGATTTAGTCTACCTGATGTCCATGTTCAAATACCCTTACCATTATATGCACGTTTTTAGTGTCAGCCACATAATCGTAATCGCTACGACACCGTTTGTCGAACGTTTAACTTGGTAGGCTACTGTGCGTTTTTCATGTCTTCTGTTCGTAAAGTTCCTTTACAAATCTCTACTCTTCCCTATCTGCCACTTACGTTAAATTAAACCGGTGCTATTGTGTCATAGCTGGTTGTGTCATACGTCGCTCTGAACAAAAACCTCTGCCAACTGAACCAGTCTTCTTGACTTGTGTTCggtcgcagcagcagcagcagcgcggtgGCGATGGGGGACGGCTATCTGTCCACGTCCGAGTCGGTGGTGGGAGACGGCACCTACACGCTGGTCGGAGAGGAGGACACCGACGCGCCTGCCGTCTTCTTCTGCGTGAAGTGCAGGCTCCCCTTGGGCGACTCCTTCACCTGGGCGGGCACCGACGAGCAACAGAACCACATACTGCTACGGAGTAAGTCTATGTAGGGACGGGTggatcaccatgacaacagaacCACATACTGCTACGGAGTAAGTCTATGTAGGGACGGGTggctcaccatgacaacagaacCACATACTGCTACGGAGTAAGTCTATGTAGGGACGGGTggatcaccatgacaacagaacCACATACTGCTACGGAGTAAGTCTATGTAGGGACGGGTggatcaccatgacaacagaacCACATACTGCTACGGATTAAGTCTATGTAGGGACGGGTggctcaccatgacaacagaatAAGCAGATAGACTTTGGCAGGCTGTTTTCAAAGGAAGGCTAAGATTcaagaggtaaaaaaaaaaaaaaatcaaaacagtgTTAACTCACCTTTCTAAGATAATGTACTCACTCGTTGTGACGGAGTGCCGTCACTATACATGAGTGTGCTCTGACTGTCATACCATCGAGCGCtactgtgctgctgtggagggTCAGGCTATGGGTAGTTCAGTTCATAACAAATGTTATTGGCCGTACACGTTTATAGGCCATATGGACATATCAGTTCCTAATAGATGTTTATAGGACGTACGATGAGGGAACAGGCCAAATAGTTCATCTTCAGAAAGCACTGCAGTGAGTAAGCCGGTAAAAACACTGCTGAGCAGACACCCAGCTGCCAAACGCGCTCACATAGAGAGTAGCATTGCGTCCCCATCCACCTCTGTCACGTAGAGAGTAGCGCAAAGTGGAATGGAACAACACATAGCCAGTGTTTTCTGTTACCAAGGCTACATTTAAACAAATGGAATTATCTGgattgttctctgtctctcctctgcctctctcaggaGTCAGCAACAACGTGGTCCTTGGGAAGGAGCCTCTCTTTGCCGGGAAGTACAAGAGGATGGGCTGGTAGGGCTCCCTACACACCACGCATTTCCCTTCCTATACGTAAAACTAACAGAACaaatatttatgtttgtatattttgcaTATGTATTGATATAGTAGGCACGGTACCTTAAATTCAACCCTTGGTAGTCTTTACAGCTGGCTCCAGCAGCGGAGGTGAGCTTTAGGAACAGGGACAGGCACATGCGGACTTAACTGACAGTTTGTTGTAGAAAATTCCGGGATTTTCCATCTTTCCGTGCAGCGTCATCCGGACCCTGACCTGTCTTGGATGCTCGTCTCCGGTCGGAATCATGTACGTGTCGACGCCCAAAGAACTGGATCACCGCAGGTCTCTCTTCAGTATGGACGTGGCCAAAatagacaggtacacacacacacacacacacacacacacacacacacacacacacacacacacaggtaaacatctACTGCCACCGCAGGTATACACACCTCTCTATAAGGTagagacctcacacacatacacacatacacatacacacacacatacacacacacacacacacaacgcctcTATAGggtagagaacacacacacacacacacacacacacacacacacacacacacacacacacacacacacacacacacacacacacacacaacgcctcTATAGGGTAgagagctctcacacacacacaacacctctaTTGGGGCGTATAgagagctctcacacacacacacacacacacacacacaccctctcaaaccctccctcacactctcacacactctcactcacacataccctccctcacactctcaaactctcactctcacactctccttcacacacactcacacactctcacaccctccctcacacactgggtctcACACTGAAAAAAAGGTCTTAATGTGGAAACTGCAGACAGTGTTGACTTAGACAGAAGGCTGTTACCTGTTAATGAGGTCATTTGTGTTGACTTAGACAGAAGGCTGttacctgtctctcacacacactctcacactcttcttaGACAGAATACTGTTACCTGTTAATGAGGTCATTTGTCGTTCCCGTGgtatgaatgacacacacacacacgcagcaaaTACACAAATGAGACATCCTTCatggcgtcacacacacacacacacacacacacataaacgcacacaaacgcacacgcgctcatacacacacacacacacacacaaacggacacgtgctcatacacacacacataaacgcgcacacgcgcacacacacacacacacacacacataaacgcacacaaacgcacacgcgctcatacacacacacacacacacacacacacaaacgcacacgcgctcatacacacacacataaacgcacacgcgctcatacacacacatataaacgcacacgcgctcacacacacacacataaacgcacacgcgctcatacacacacacacacacacacacacacacaccttgaactATCTGGAGAAATGAGGACGGAGAAAGCTTGCAAATAATAAGTTTGGGATGCCTGGGCTGTATTTTCCCTTCTGTTTGTTGCAGCTATGTAGTTGGGTCCTCCAGCCAACAGAGGGCGGTGTTGAGCTCAGAGAAGACGCCAGTGTCCCTCGAGTACAGAGAGGgagtccagcagcagctgaatgaggtgaggagtgagagagaaggacgagGAACATTAATCATTCATTCAAATTCTCCCTCTTTTTGACCAACATTTATTGATCTTGATGAAATGGGtttggattgattgattgattgattgattgattgattgattaatgcATTGATTCCTACATCACCAGTACTAATATCTAACAGTTTTGAGTACTGGTGTTCTTTCATGGCATTTAGGAGACGCTTATTGTCCCAAACGCATTTGCTATTGGGGCATTTGAAACTTGCCTACACAGGAGAAACTGCTGTGAAGTTTAAAGTACCGTCTGCGATTCTCATTCCATACACATCTTTCTCAaaaccctttccccctctctccctccctccctccctccctctctccctctctccctccctccctctctctctccctccctccctctctcccctggcaTGTTGAACAGGTGAAGGCCTT contains the following coding sequences:
- the mis18a gene encoding protein Mis18-alpha, whose product is MGDGYLSTSESVVGDGTYTLVGEEDTDAPAVFFCVKCRLPLGDSFTWAGTDEQQNHILLRRVSNNVVLGKEPLFAGKYKRMGCVIRTLTCLGCSSPVGIMYVSTPKELDHRRSLFSMDVAKIDSYVVGSSSQQRAVLSSEKTPVSLEYREGVQQQLNEVKALTVAIGQRLSEIEADLQIKSV